In Pedobacter heparinus DSM 2366, the following are encoded in one genomic region:
- the coaD gene encoding pantetheine-phosphate adenylyltransferase: MKIALFPGSFDPITIAHVDILKRALPLFDKIVVGIGLNSSKQSFLSAQKREEIVKTVFEGIPAVDVQLYEGLTVDFCKKINARYMVRGIRSVGDFEYERAIAQINQTMMPEMETIFILSKPEYSAISSTIVRDILRNHGDVSKFLPQEAISHL, translated from the coding sequence ATGAAGATCGCACTTTTTCCCGGTTCTTTTGACCCCATTACCATCGCCCATGTCGATATCTTAAAGCGTGCCCTACCTTTATTTGATAAAATTGTGGTTGGCATAGGCTTAAACAGCTCCAAACAGAGTTTCTTGTCTGCCCAAAAACGTGAAGAAATTGTAAAAACAGTATTTGAAGGCATCCCTGCAGTAGATGTACAGCTGTACGAAGGCTTAACTGTTGATTTCTGCAAAAAAATAAATGCCAGGTACATGGTGAGGGGTATACGTTCTGTCGGTGATTTTGAGTATGAAAGGGCCATAGCCCAGATCAACCAGACCATGATGCCCGAAATGGAAACCATCTTTATTTTAAGCAAACCTGAATATTCTGCCATCAGCTCTACCATTGTACGAGATATTTTACGCAACCATGGCGATGTGAGCAAGTTTTTACCTCAGGAAGCCATTTCGCATTTATAA
- a CDS encoding RsmD family RNA methyltransferase, producing the protein MRIIGGRLKGIRFNAPESLPVRPTTDMAKEALFNILYNTYDFENCNVLDLFCGTGNISIEFASRGIKQVTAVDKHSGCVYWVKSIIEKHKLQEIEVQKADVFKFLEQPQQAYQIIFADPPYNIPGIPLIPGLVMKNNLLTDNGLLIVEHPSLLKLNDQPGYTETRRYGNSSFSFFEKTH; encoded by the coding sequence ATGCGAATAATAGGAGGAAGATTAAAAGGCATCCGTTTCAATGCCCCCGAAAGTTTGCCCGTAAGGCCCACTACAGATATGGCCAAAGAAGCCCTGTTCAATATTCTATACAACACTTACGATTTTGAGAACTGCAATGTGCTCGACCTGTTTTGCGGAACAGGCAATATCAGTATAGAGTTTGCCTCGAGGGGGATAAAACAGGTTACTGCGGTAGATAAGCATTCGGGATGTGTGTATTGGGTAAAATCTATTATAGAAAAACATAAGCTACAGGAAATAGAGGTACAAAAAGCAGATGTTTTTAAATTTCTTGAACAGCCACAGCAGGCTTACCAGATCATCTTTGCAGATCCTCCTTACAACATCCCGGGCATTCCGTTAATTCCCGGGCTGGTAATGAAAAACAACCTGCTTACCGACAATGGGTTGTTAATTGTAGAACACCCCTCTTTGCTAAAACTCAATGACCAGCCAGGCTATACAGAAACCCGGCGTTACGGCAATTCCTCATTTAGTTTTTTTGAAAAAACGCATTAA
- a CDS encoding DUF3822 family protein, which translates to MDNKNSILLVDPEFDPNTAANCDLLVKITPDNFSYAIIDKSSDQLKAIYDEQECNNISQTLAVRLKTDVYLNLTFKETKIAVHTGNTIDIPNDLFDPQQLGQYTKFFTEEQSANLHTRPFNTFGFTSIFTLQQFTEEILAASLSNYKLYAQNAPILALARPNKQSTLLLDFTAAAFHAAYITDEKLIFQHYYQTENAAEFNYYLLLIISQLRLNTAHTEVQLSGIIHEGNEYYLSIEKYFKIIRFNLPPTKEADQKILDDMPAHYYSSLLALDLCE; encoded by the coding sequence ATGGATAATAAAAACAGCATACTACTGGTTGATCCGGAATTTGACCCAAATACTGCAGCAAATTGTGATCTGCTGGTAAAAATAACGCCGGATAATTTTTCTTATGCCATCATAGATAAAAGCAGCGATCAGCTCAAAGCCATTTACGATGAGCAGGAATGTAACAATATATCCCAAACCCTGGCTGTCAGGCTAAAAACAGACGTTTATCTAAACCTGACCTTCAAAGAAACAAAAATTGCTGTACATACCGGGAATACAATAGATATCCCCAACGATCTGTTTGACCCGCAGCAACTGGGGCAGTATACCAAATTCTTTACAGAAGAACAGTCGGCCAACCTGCATACCAGGCCATTCAACACCTTTGGCTTTACTTCCATTTTTACTTTACAGCAATTTACAGAAGAGATCCTGGCTGCCTCGTTAAGCAATTATAAGCTATATGCACAAAATGCACCGATTTTAGCGCTGGCCAGGCCGAACAAGCAAAGTACTTTGCTGCTTGATTTTACTGCTGCAGCCTTTCATGCAGCCTACATTACCGATGAAAAATTAATCTTTCAGCATTACTATCAGACAGAAAATGCTGCAGAATTTAATTACTACCTCCTGCTCATCATCAGTCAGCTCCGGCTCAATACAGCCCATACCGAAGTACAGCTGAGTGGGATCATACATGAAGGGAACGAATACTACCTTTCTATAGAAAAATATTTCAAAATTATCCGGTTCAATTTACCTCCTACAAAAGAAGCAGATCAAAAGATCCTGGATGATATGCCCGCTCATTATTACAGCAGCCTGCTAGCCCTTGATTTATGCGAATAA